One sulfur-oxidizing endosymbiont of Gigantopelta aegis genomic region harbors:
- a CDS encoding NAD-dependent epimerase, which produces MKILVTGAAGFIGSKLSEELVSRGDDVVGIDIINDYYDVRLKEARLQRIEDTLAATDADKKGTFRFIKMDLADRQAMEELFKVEQFDKVMNLAAQAGVRYSIENPLAYVDSNIVGFAHILEGCRHNKVKHLVYASSSSVYGLNESMPFSIHDNVDHPISLYAASKKSGELMAHTYSHLYRLPTTGLRFFTVYGPWDRPDMALQKFAKAIFEDKAIDVYNYSKHRRDFTYIDDIVEGIIRVLDNVATPNPEWSGKNPDSATSPAPWRIYNIGNQQPVELLTYIETLEKHLGKSAEKNLLPLQPGDVPDTFADVADLVRDVDYKPSTTVDEGIKNFAAWYKDYYKID; this is translated from the coding sequence ATGAAAATATTAGTCACCGGTGCTGCCGGTTTTATAGGCTCAAAACTATCCGAAGAACTCGTTAGCCGTGGCGATGATGTAGTGGGTATCGACATTATTAACGACTACTACGACGTACGCCTCAAAGAAGCCCGACTTCAACGTATCGAAGATACCTTGGCTGCTACAGATGCCGACAAAAAAGGCACCTTCCGTTTCATTAAAATGGATCTCGCTGATCGCCAGGCAATGGAAGAGTTATTCAAAGTTGAGCAATTTGACAAAGTCATGAATCTAGCCGCCCAAGCTGGTGTACGTTACTCCATTGAAAATCCTCTAGCCTACGTCGATAGCAACATAGTAGGCTTCGCCCATATTTTAGAAGGCTGTCGTCATAACAAAGTCAAACACCTTGTCTATGCCTCATCCAGTTCAGTCTACGGCCTCAATGAAAGTATGCCTTTTTCCATTCATGACAATGTCGATCACCCGATTTCACTTTACGCTGCCTCAAAGAAATCTGGTGAACTAATGGCACATACCTATAGTCATTTATATCGACTACCGACGACAGGTTTAAGATTCTTTACCGTTTATGGTCCTTGGGATCGCCCTGATATGGCGCTGCAAAAATTTGCCAAAGCCATTTTTGAAGACAAAGCCATCGATGTCTATAATTATAGCAAACATCGTCGTGATTTTACCTACATTGATGACATTGTAGAGGGCATCATACGTGTGCTGGACAATGTTGCCACACCCAATCCAGAATGGAGCGGTAAAAACCCTGATTCAGCGACCAGCCCCGCACCCTGGCGTATTTACAATATCGGCAACCAACAACCCGTAGAATTGCTGACCTATATTGAAACACTAGAAAAACATCTGGGGAAAAGCGCAGAAAAAAATCTCTTGCCCCTACAACCGGGTGATGTGCCTGACACCTTTGCCGATGTAGCGGATCTTGTCAGAGACGTTGATTACAAACCATCAACAACAGTCGATGAAGGAATTAAAAATTTTGCCGCATGGTATAAAGATTATTACAAAATTGATTAA
- a CDS encoding transposase has product MYLVQWFKTMTSNEYIRGVKQQGWPRFNKRLWQRNYWDHIIRNEEDYIIFPLHKKQPHFLDR; this is encoded by the coding sequence GTGTATCTAGTGCAGTGGTTTAAAACCATGACCAGCAATGAATATATTCGTGGTGTGAAGCAACAGGGGTGGCCGCGTTTTAACAAACGACTTTGGCAACGAAATTATTGGGATCATATTATTCGTAATGAAGAAGATTATATCATTTTTCCATTACATAAAAAACAACCCCATTTCCTGGACCGATGA
- a CDS encoding AAA family ATPase, translating into MVLVIDEVQNLPAKTVEELRMLSNFQVDNKPLIQSFLVGQKEFIDTLKAKSMEQLRQRVIASCHLGPLKAEETEFYINYRLGEAGWTGGELFDKDAIQLIYELTEGVPRRLNVFCDRIMLFGYLEEINLFTTEHIRTVADELSEEITSPIKAEKHEEISAYLNELQKAHRQESSEKIIRQQLQT; encoded by the coding sequence GTGGTATTGGTTATTGATGAAGTTCAGAATTTACCAGCAAAAACAGTCGAAGAGTTGCGAATGTTGTCAAATTTTCAGGTTGATAATAAACCGTTGATTCAAAGCTTTCTAGTCGGTCAAAAAGAATTCATTGATACCTTAAAAGCCAAGTCCATGGAGCAGCTAAGACAACGAGTCATTGCATCATGCCACCTGGGTCCACTCAAAGCAGAAGAAACTGAATTTTATATTAATTATCGCTTAGGTGAAGCTGGTTGGACTGGCGGAGAGCTTTTTGATAAAGATGCAATACAGCTAATTTATGAGCTGACAGAAGGTGTGCCTAGACGTTTAAATGTATTTTGTGATCGTATTATGCTCTTTGGTTATTTAGAAGAAATCAATTTGTTCACTACCGAACATATTCGTACAGTGGCTGATGAACTCTCAGAAGAAATCACCAGTCCAATCAAAGCTGAAAAGCATGAAGAAATCAGTGCTTATTTGAATGAATTACAAAAAGCACATCGTCAGGAAAGCTCTGAAAAAATAATAAGACAGCAGCTCCAAACTTAG
- a CDS encoding IS3 family transposase, protein MKYAWITDQAKDYPVTILCRFMDVSRSCYYDWVSSPKTDREKENEALTEQLKNCLKTVARLMEPVVLKRKLAEKGVHISRRRIGRLMKKAGLFCKTKRRFKATTNSKHNKRISPNLLEREFTVSQPDRYYVGDITYIATKEGWLYLAVVIDLFSRQIVGWSMDERMKAKLVNDALLMAIWKRKPMDGLLWHTDRGSQYASDSHRKILSDHNIIQSMSRKGNCWDNAVSESFFHSLKTELTHHCRFKTRVEAKQAIFEYIEVFYNRERLHSANDYLSPVDYEIQQEIA, encoded by the coding sequence GTGAAGTACGCATGGATAACTGATCAGGCTAAAGATTACCCGGTAACGATTCTGTGCCGTTTTATGGATGTTTCCCGTAGTTGCTATTATGATTGGGTTAGCTCTCCTAAAACGGATAGAGAGAAAGAAAATGAAGCGCTTACTGAGCAGCTAAAAAACTGTTTGAAGACAGTCGCAAGACTTATGGAACCCGTCGTCTTAAAAAGAAAACTGGCTGAAAAAGGCGTTCATATAAGCCGCCGGAGAATTGGTCGATTAATGAAAAAAGCCGGTTTGTTTTGTAAAACGAAGAGACGCTTTAAAGCGACGACTAATTCCAAGCATAATAAGCGTATATCTCCAAATTTACTGGAAAGAGAGTTTACTGTCTCTCAACCTGATCGCTACTATGTGGGTGATATTACCTATATTGCCACCAAGGAAGGCTGGTTATATTTAGCGGTTGTCATTGACTTATTCTCTAGGCAAATTGTTGGCTGGTCGATGGATGAGCGAATGAAAGCCAAGCTAGTCAATGATGCTTTACTGATGGCCATATGGAAGCGTAAACCAATGGATGGATTGCTTTGGCATACTGACCGAGGTAGCCAATATGCCTCTGATAGTCATAGAAAAATATTGTCGGATCATAACATAATTCAGTCTATGAGCCGCAAAGGAAATTGCTGGGACAATGCTGTATCAGAGAGCTTCTTTCATAGTTTGAAAACTGAATTGACGCACCATTGTCGATTCAAAACCAGAGTAGAAGCAAAGCAGGCAATATTTGAATATATTGAGGTATTTTATAATCGGGAGCGACTTCATTCGGCTAATGATTATTTGTCACCAGTCGATTATGAAATACAGCAGGAAATAGCTTAA
- a CDS encoding integrase core domain-containing protein has translation MRRSVKYEEIYLKDYQSIDELKSSLKEYFEFYNHERPHSTHGGKTPAEIYGVMKEVVPDLKRAA, from the coding sequence ATACGGCGAAGTGTAAAATATGAGGAAATTTACCTCAAGGATTACCAAAGTATTGATGAGCTAAAGAGCTCATTAAAGGAATATTTTGAGTTTTACAACCATGAACGACCACACAGTACACACGGTGGAAAAACGCCTGCAGAGATCTATGGCGTGATGAAAGAAGTTGTTCCAGACTTAAAACGGGCAGCATGA
- the tnpB gene encoding IS66 family insertion sequence element accessory protein TnpB (TnpB, as the term is used for proteins encoded by IS66 family insertion elements, is considered an accessory protein, since TnpC, encoded by a neighboring gene, is a DDE family transposase.), whose amino-acid sequence MITGITVNQVYLVSGVTDMRKATNGLSLIVSEQLEHNPFDGSVFVFCNRQRDKLKILYWERNGFWLYYRTLEKGNSSGRWKKNNPLFR is encoded by the coding sequence ATGATAACGGGCATCACAGTCAATCAGGTTTATCTGGTTTCTGGTGTTACCGATATGAGAAAAGCAACCAATGGGCTATCACTGATTGTCTCAGAGCAATTGGAACACAATCCCTTTGATGGCAGTGTCTTTGTTTTTTGTAATCGTCAGCGAGATAAACTTAAAATACTGTACTGGGAGCGTAATGGTTTCTGGCTTTACTATCGTACACTTGAAAAGGGAAATTCCAGTGGCCGATGGAAAAAGAACAACCCACTCTTTCGTTAA
- the tnpA gene encoding IS66 family insertion sequence element accessory protein TnpA, whose product MSNHSKDASMKQHIEACQASNLSQAVYCQQHKIPSHIFSYYRKKLGYVSSSKQVNTNNQLIPINLLANSPTSNAIKVSHTNGFSLEINSDTNLNQLKSILDLLRTVS is encoded by the coding sequence ATGAGCAACCATTCAAAAGATGCTTCGATGAAGCAACACATAGAGGCCTGCCAAGCCAGTAACTTAAGCCAGGCAGTTTATTGTCAACAACATAAGATACCCTCTCATATTTTTAGCTATTATCGAAAGAAGTTGGGTTATGTTAGCTCATCAAAACAGGTCAACACCAACAATCAACTCATTCCCATTAATTTACTGGCCAATTCCCCCACAAGCAATGCAATTAAAGTAAGCCATACCAATGGTTTCAGTTTGGAAATCAATTCTGATACGAACCTGAATCAGCTCAAGTCCATTCTGGATTTGCTCAGGACTGTTTCATGA
- a CDS encoding DDE-type integrase/transposase/recombinase produces MAPKPNTSKPCKVNNLYPYLLKGIDINRNNQVWCTDITYLRMPHGFVYLSAVMDWSSRFVLSWEVSTSMEESFCISSLETALRRYGKPEIFNTDQGAQYTSRAFTGVLKANDIKISMDGKGRAMDNIMIERLWRSVNVN; encoded by the coding sequence GTGGCACCAAAACCCAATACCAGCAAGCCTTGCAAAGTAAATAACCTCTATCCATATTTGCTCAAAGGAATTGATATTAATAGGAATAACCAGGTTTGGTGCACAGATATCACGTATTTACGGATGCCACATGGATTTGTCTACCTAAGTGCTGTTATGGACTGGAGTAGCCGTTTTGTGCTGTCCTGGGAAGTGTCAACCAGCATGGAAGAAAGCTTTTGTATCAGTAGTCTGGAAACAGCACTGCGACGATATGGAAAGCCAGAAATCTTCAATACGGATCAAGGTGCTCAATATACTAGCAGAGCATTTACAGGTGTTCTAAAGGCCAATGATATAAAAATCAGCATGGACGGCAAAGGCAGAGCAATGGATAACATTATGATTGAACGACTCTGGCGAAGTGTAAACGTCAATTAA
- a CDS encoding IS3 family transposase, with protein MLHRKEHPQLSIKKQCELIGLNRSSYYYQPKKPLQNKDLTLMNLIDELYIKHPFYGSRQIRNALRLKCYKINRKKFNGLCGSWDWFQWHQNPIPASLAK; from the coding sequence GTGTTGCATAGAAAAGAGCACCCTCAGTTGAGCATCAAAAAACAATGTGAGCTTATCGGCCTGAACCGTTCAAGCTATTACTATCAACCTAAAAAGCCTCTGCAAAATAAAGATTTAACATTAATGAATTTGATTGATGAGTTGTACATAAAACATCCATTCTATGGCAGTCGTCAAATTCGTAATGCATTAAGATTGAAATGTTATAAAATTAATCGTAAAAAGTTCAACGGCTTATGCGGATCATGGGATTGGTTTCAGTGGCACCAAAACCCAATACCAGCAAGCCTTGCAAAGTAA